DNA from Luteolibacter yonseiensis:
CGGTTACCGTGCGGAGTTCTCCAACGCCATCAGCCGCACCCTCACCAAGGGCACGGCCAACGCCGTGGCGTCCGCCATCTTCTTCGGCAACTGGTCGGACTACATCATCGCCTATTGGGGTGGTCTCAACCTCGAGCTCATCCGGGATTCGACCAATGCGAAGACCGGCATGCACTGCCTGGTGGCGAACACCTATTACGATGGCGGCGTGATCCGTCCGAAATCCTTCTCCGCGATGCTCGACGCTCTCGGTGCCTGATGGGTTGCGAGGGTGGGGAGCGCATCTCTCCCCACCCTCCTCCCTTTCCCAGATCAAAAGAACCAACCCGAAAATAATTACTCACATGAAAATCAAATTCATCCGCAGCGTGCTCCACAAGGGCGAGCACCAGGAACAAGGAACCGTTGTCGATCTCCCCGACGGCGAAGCGAAATTCTTCCTCGTCGCCGGCGATGCCGTCGAGTCCGACGAAAAGGAAGAGAAAAAGCCCAAGTAATCCACCGTGCGCCCGCAGTACACACTAGTCACCCCGCCGACGTTCGAGCCGATCACCTATGATCAGGCTGCGGAGCATCTGCGGGTGGATTCGGTGGACGATCAGACCTATGTGCAAGCACTGATCGGTGTCGCGCGGGAGTATGTGGACAGCGTCACAGGGAGGGTTTCCGCGGTTTCGGGCTGGAGGGTCATCGCTCCGTCGTGGGCGTGCCTGTTCGGCCAATACTCGGACACCCTCAGCCTTTTCCGGACGCCGCTGGTGTCCGTCTCGGCGGTGAAATATTACGCGGCCGGCGCGACCACGCTCAGCACGCTGCCGGCGGAGGAGTATCTGGTCATCACCGGCGCGGAGCCTGGCATGGTGAAATTCACCGGTTCGCTGCCTTCGGTGGCGGACCGTCCGGACGCGGTGCAAATCGAGTTCACGGCCGGCTATGCCGACGAGGCAGCCGCGCCGAACCTCCTCAAGCACGCCATCAAACTGCTCGTGGGTCATCTCTATGAAAACCGCCTGCCGGTGGCGTTCGCGAGTTGCCAGAACCTGCCGTGGTCGCTGCAAGCGATCATCGAAAATCAGAAGGTAGGGGGGTGGTTCGCATGAATCCGGGCAAAATGGACCGGCGGATCCGCCTGCAGAAGCGCACGTTTTCGCGGGACACGACCGGTAGCAACGTCGAGACGTGGGCGGACAACGCCGGCGTTTGGGCGGAGGACGTGAAGCAGGGCGGTGGGGAATCCGTCATCGCCGATGCGGACCGAGGCCAGGACACCCGACAATTCCGGATCCGTCACCGTGACATGAATGCGCAGGACTACCGCGTTTCCTACGACGGGAAAATCTACGAGATCCGGAACATCCAGGAGGAAGGCCGGAAAAACACCCTCCTCCTCGACACGGTCGCAACCCAGGGAATTCCATGAAAACCTCCGCCGTCCAACTCGACATCAAGGGTGTCAAGCAGCTCATCCGCAATCTGGATGACCTCCCCGACGCGCTCCGCAAATCGGCGGAGACCGCGGTGTTGCGCGCCGGCGCGGTGCCGATTCGTAAGGCGGCGAAGCGTTTCGCGGGGAACTCGAAGGATACCGGCCTGCTACAGAAGTCCATCAGTCTCTCCGTGAAGACGGTGCGGGGCGAGAAGTCCGCGCGGGTGGGACCTCGCAAGGGGATGCGGCAGATGGTCACCCGGACCGATAAGCGGACCGGGAAGCAATTCCAAGAGAAGGCAGATCCGAGCAATTATTCCCATCTCGTGGAATACGGGACCAGTCATAGCGCCGCGAAACCGTTCATCCGCCCGGCGATCGACACCAGCAAGGGCGAAGTCCTCAACGCCATGGCCACCGGCCTGGATACACATCTCACCCGGGTCGCCGCGCGCGCAGCGAGAAAAAAATGAGCTACCAATCCGACATTTACGAAGCGATCAAGGCAAGCGCGCCGCTCACCGCGCTGATCGGAGACCGTTTCTTTTGGGACGTGGCTGACTCCTCGACGACCACTCCTTACATTGTCGCGCAAACCGTCAGCAACGATGGCGAAACCGACTTCGACGGCTTCCGGGATGTAAGCTTTCCGCTCATCCAATTCTCCGCATGGGCGAAGACCAAGCAGGACGCGATTGAGATCATGTCAAAATTCCGGACCGGCCTGGAGGGCAGGAACCTCCCGGGAGCTTCGGACGTCTCGCTTTCCTTCGCCGGCGAGCAGTCCACCCGCGACCCCGTCACCAAACTTTACGGCGAAATCATCGACTACCGCGCATCCACCAACACGAACTGACCCACCACCATGGCAAAAAAATCATTTGGAATCACTGTCACCATCGGAGGCACGGCCATCGGCGGCCTCACCGATGTAAATATCACCGGGCGCGACGTCACGGCGATCGACGTCACCAACCACGGGAGCACCGGCAATGCCCGCGAGTTCCTCGGCGGGCTTGTGGACAACGGGACGCTCGAACTCACCGGAAACTTTGAAGGCACCCACGCGGGAATCACCTATCTCGAAGCGCATCTCGGCGAGGTGGTGGACGCGGTGGTGACGTATTCCGACGCCTCCACCCACCTCTTCAAGGTCATCGTCGGGCCGCCAACCACGAGCAACCCGCTTGACGACAAGATCGAGTTTTCAGCTTCCTTCAAAATTTCCGGCCCCATCACCGGCACCGCCACCACCGCATGAGCAGTTCTCACATCGTCACCATCGGCGGCGAAGAGGTCCGGATCGGGTGGGACCAGCAAACCGCGCGGGCCTACAACTACCGGGCATCCAAGATCGGAGGGGCTCCCACCATCCGCGATCTCTCGAACGCAAAACGGGCTACGGCGGCCGTCACGGATCTCCTATGGTTGGTGCTACCACCGGAGGCCGCGGCAAAATACCGGAATCCCGAGGAGCTGTTTATTGCGATCGACCACGATGCCGATGCCGCCACCATCCACGCCGCGCTGGTCGCCATCGTGGCGGACATGAAAACCGACACGGAAAAAAAAAGCGATTCGAAGAAATCGCCTTCGCCCGAATTGAACTCGGACTGACAGCCGACGAGTGGAACCTCGTTCATCCCGCCCTCGCCACCGCCTACGTCGATGCCTGGACTGAAAAACAGAAACGCGAGGACCGGCGCACGGCGGCGATTCAATTCACGGTGGCCCAATGGTCTGGAAATGTGCCGAAAGGCCGCCGTCTCCGATTCTCCGACTTCCTTCCGAGGTACTTCAAAAAAGCCAGCGACGAATCCCCGAAAGCCCGGGAAGCCCGGCTGAAAAACTCCCTCAACGCCCTCGCCCGCGCGAACAAACCAACAACGTAAATGGCAAAATCCCGATCCATCGGCGGTATCTATGCAAGCCTCACCCTCCGGGATGGGGGCTTCCGCAAAGGACTGGCCGCGGCCAACAATCAGTTGATGGCTTTCGGTAAGGCGTCAGCCGTGGGGCTTGCTGCAGGCGTGGCAGCATCAACCACGGCACTCACCGCAGGCACCCTCAAAACGCTCGATCAGGTGGACGC
Protein-coding regions in this window:
- the gp17 gene encoding tail completion protein gp17, with amino-acid sequence MSYQSDIYEAIKASAPLTALIGDRFFWDVADSSTTTPYIVAQTVSNDGETDFDGFRDVSFPLIQFSAWAKTKQDAIEIMSKFRTGLEGRNLPGASDVSLSFAGEQSTRDPVTKLYGEIIDYRASTNTN
- a CDS encoding phage head closure protein, with protein sequence MNPGKMDRRIRLQKRTFSRDTTGSNVETWADNAGVWAEDVKQGGGESVIADADRGQDTRQFRIRHRDMNAQDYRVSYDGKIYEIRNIQEEGRKNTLLLDTVATQGIP
- a CDS encoding head-tail connector protein; the protein is MRPQYTLVTPPTFEPITYDQAAEHLRVDSVDDQTYVQALIGVAREYVDSVTGRVSAVSGWRVIAPSWACLFGQYSDTLSLFRTPLVSVSAVKYYAAGATTLSTLPAEEYLVITGAEPGMVKFTGSLPSVADRPDAVQIEFTAGYADEAAAPNLLKHAIKLLVGHLYENRLPVAFASCQNLPWSLQAIIENQKVGGWFA
- a CDS encoding HK97-gp10 family putative phage morphogenesis protein, whose product is MKTSAVQLDIKGVKQLIRNLDDLPDALRKSAETAVLRAGAVPIRKAAKRFAGNSKDTGLLQKSISLSVKTVRGEKSARVGPRKGMRQMVTRTDKRTGKQFQEKADPSNYSHLVEYGTSHSAAKPFIRPAIDTSKGEVLNAMATGLDTHLTRVAARAARKK